The Gadus chalcogrammus isolate NIFS_2021 chromosome 16, NIFS_Gcha_1.0, whole genome shotgun sequence DNA window TCATCATGACACACGCTGATAACACACagctcgtagctgtgttcgaaatcgttccctatcacggatatagtgcactatatagggtgctcgctattttgtagtgttgttcgaattctcactggttaatttcatggcctatatgcacttaaaatacccaaatgtgagtgtacatatgatgttccctacgtgttactcccatataccacaatgcaatgcagtcgtgtttttccggaggagaagacgaagctcaataaccgcaagcggcgaaaacgactacatttaatgatggagtctccggctttcgtttagaaatatcaacaatttatttgggatttaacaagaaaatgaaacattcaaaattaatcagaaaaaccttgttcaaggaaatgtaacattcaacatcaaaacaacctccagctttcctctagAGTGCCCGGTTAGTTTACACaatctgggcgcatctgtctgcgtcacacaaatacccggcgcatttactgacgcaaattacgtttagaaatgttcagcgtagtgtccgaattctcatTTGTacgttccctatgtagtgcactatatcatgaacactatagggaatagtgagtgagtgaatagggaacgatttcgaagtcgaacacagctcatgtaccacagctgtaacccggaaatggtgcagcggggtgtgatgtcatttcgccgtgcgagcagactggtaggtttcgagcccctcccctctcctctcgcagcagtgagtgaatacggcaggtcagcgctacatagtatgttttccaccggtgccagttaatttcaattacaatttgcggggctttttaagttgaaaaaatagctaccacagcgctttaaaaaaataataataaaaaaataaataaattattaaaatataatattatcgcctttttatcggctacttgacacgatcgacgatggattccatctatcgtcgatagtcgatagaatcgactatcggcccatccctacAAAGCAGCCAATCTTTCTCCCACTCATCCTTCTCACTGCCACATCCATGTTTGCAGCATTATCCACAGTGATGGCCACAACTTTCTCCTTTACCCCAAATTCTTCCAAAATGTCCCCTATCTCTTCTGCTATTGCTACCCCTGTCTGTAATACATACACTGCCTGCGTGTGCAGTATTTTCTCCTTCATAGCCCCCTCTATTATATAGTGGACAGAAACAGTGAGGTAGTGATCTTGCGCAACACTGGTCCATCCATCAGCAGTCACAGCCACATCCCTGACAGCCTCCAACTCCCTCTTCACATTCTCCTTCTCCACAGCATACCATGCAGGCACGAAAGTATTCAAAACCATGTCTCTGGTGGGGGACTGATATTTAGGGTTCAGGGCTGCTATTATCTCCCTACAATTGATGACATTAGAACATAAAGCATTACCAGTGACATACTTTCTTATTTATACTGACAATAACAGTGACAACAACATTATCCAACCTAAAGTGTATCTTTTAAGCCAACTACAGCTTGCTCACCTCCACCATGGGGTATCCACTGTTGAAAAGGGCAGCAAACCTTTAACAATGAACTTGGTGACTACCCTATGACACTCCTCTCGCTGATCCTTCGTCATTTTCCCCCCTTTCTGCCAGTGTGAAGGGATTGACACTAGCACTACCTGGCAAAGTCTTCCTTACCTCAGGTATGGTAAGAGGCGGGGCAGAGGCTAACGTAAAGGGAAAAGATGGACATGATGACTTCTACTGCTTTAATGGGTTAGCGTTGCTATGCtcacagtagccgcgtttacatggacatgGACACAAAAAAttatcatatatacgcctcaatcggaatacaattctcaGATCTGAATAGAGTTCCATGCGGAATAAGTCCAGACCAACATAACGGTTGTGAGCGAGAGACATACGGacgtacgcttaccacttttgtaaatgccatatacctacagtacattcggattaCATCTTTTCAGATTAGAAATCTattcggatcagaagtgtccatgtaaaatAAACGCTGACGTAATGTTAACCTAGAAAGCAGCTGCCTGTAAAACAAGGCAAActtaggccctgtccacactaacccgggtaaatataAAAACGCACATTCGCAATGAAAACGATCTCCGTACACAGTGTGGACGGAGATCGTGATAAATGATATTGTGGACTCCACACTATCATTTTCATATCGTTTTcggaatgttttgcatccacgttccacactgaaattattttgatcaacagctgttgtcatggtgacgcaactcccgccacgcctctctgtttaCATGCGCGCGATCAGCTGATAGTTGCAGTTGATCACAGGCATGAAAATCactcacctttcggcgaaattcgccgttttgaaaccaaaataggtgacctccgtgaatcgtgtagattcgatgaaaaaatatttatgggggggggggggggtaggttcagaggccggccagtttatagtcctccgtaaagtgctgtacttaggctgcgttcgagtattctctgcgaaccgactcggatctcggatctgacgccacgcccacacttcaagcgttttattatttcgctcggccgttggaggaaaacatggacccggaaagctgttgtcgtggtagcattggcagaggaccaggcgctccaaaataagtaggctataggccatagtcaagtcaagtcaagtttatttatatagcacatttaaaacaacagtagttgaccaaagtgctgcacacgaatacaatatatttgtgtacataggcagagatacggacgcagtaaggtattgcagtaatacgagtgattgaaaatACCATTttaactagggctgcaacaaagAATCGATAAAACCgaaaaaaatcgattactaaatgtcgttgtgtcgcgcgattaataagttactcataggcgcagcactgtttacagccagccgccgacaggttggttcacggttcatgcacgcccacagcgagcttcagtgtgagcgaccacagcttgtatttgtcatatcttaaaactggactgtaggcctacataaaagtgttgtaccttcactgtctttaggttaaaaaaaaactccttcaactcagtatccgtctagtggtCCAACCGAAaattctgtcagctgctgctgctgcagacgttgtgcagacgggctcggagtcggcaccgcgtgcatcaacagtcattcaaagcagcggtagtaatcacacaaccggacggtgtagaaagtcccgtcagttaaaaatagtaatgcagtttttaaatccatgttaaaatcggcaggatatagagataGTTAGCTTATAAAAAACAactaaccaatggtcacaaacagtgtcaaatgtgatgtgttcaggtcggctcagaaatacgattgatgcgttcaaatgcagcagaaaaaaaaaaaaaaaaaaattgagattttggtgaagacttgttttcccagtaatataaaatagatagtaaagatattaattatgacctgtttaatgtcctatcttgaactatcatcatcttatcagcaattaaagcaatattacaagttctatttcaaggagtctcgaaaatggtatcaataggtttgaccggttaaccatcccttacatcccttatatacatataaaagtatatcatacattgtatgtttcttttttgtgttatcccagttatgtttttttaatctttttattatttaatattacttttaatagtcccgggacgttggagcaataacctggtgtttttacatttcagtctgcactgtgaatttgaagtaataattcagtttttgaataaagatgcggcaattccaattttatttttatttttttctatccgattaatcgattaatcgattattaaaataatcgttagttgcatggataccccggacccccctagagggatAATATCCTTCTCACCTTTTTCACCCCTGACCCGTTTTCATGCCTGTGATCAGCCGGCTAATCATTTTCACTCACAAGCAAAAATATGGCTCAAACCAAAAGTAACAAAGTAATCAACAGGTAATAAACCTTACCCGTAATGTTGTTGGCCAAACTCCCAGCTGAATCCCGGTCACTAGTCGATAGAGAATTCGATgtggaagaaggaggaggtctGGTGACTGAAGTCCCGTCGTCCTTCTTAGCTTTCTTAGCTTTACAGTCAAACACGGACCAGCTGTCCGACCGGAGGTTAATCTGGTGCATTATTAAATGTTTCGCAAGATTTGATGTGTTGCCGTCTTTCGCCAGCACGACTTTTTGGCAAATAGAGCATCTGGCTCTATTGGTGTCCACCTGAGCGAAGTGGAGCCACACTTTGGACCTTTTAGGCATTATGACAACGTCAAGAGTGACGTTATGCTACAGCTGACAAAGTTTGATAGTGACGGTCAAGTAAACATGCGTTAAGGCACGCCCTCAAGCCAACCAGTTTGGCGAATGTCTCGCGCTCCGAAAATGTGACAGCCAATCACCAGCGACTTAAGATTCTGAACCACTAATACCACATGATTATTGGCTCACAGACGTAGCATTTACCCAGTAACAGTTGAAAAGGATATTACTATTGGCTGACAGGCTGGGATTCATTTAATTGAGTACCGAAATACGGTACCGGAAAACTATTAATGTTTTGATATTCGATAGGATCAGAGCATTTCGGTCGGTGCCATAATCGGATCGAAATtcgatacccagccctactcacagcccttcaactctgggctaatatgttgtcacaagtatgcagttaattaggtcacatcatccatcacattcaatgtaaaaatgttttctatttagttttggacatgtctcaaaatgtaacctagctagccccaggctaacgttacttaCCTTATACGCCTCCACTCGCTCGTCTCCTGGCGCAGCAGCACCTACTTGGGTGGTGACCCCGGCACCAAATAGGTCTGTCAATTTAGAACATTTAGCAGCTTCCACCTCCAGAGACTTCAGCTTCTTACGTCGCATTTTTTCAGCGGCACCCGGGCGTTTCTTACGGTTTTCCATTTTCAGCTCCGTCCAGCGACTCCGGCCCATACCATGACAGGTCCCAGCGTCCGCCCAGGGTCAgcgggacctcatggcatgggccggaggtcccgcccacgtgtcgaaaaaaaagaaaacataacggaccggaccggcccatattgggtcaacggcccaccgggacgatgcccgatatgccagatggccagtccacccctgctaGGATCTATGTGTAATTTACGTGTAGGGATAGTCCATGTTGGCATTAGATCACATCcgtaatgaaaaaataaagataaacacCAACGTTGAATCAGAAGTCGCATAAAAGCATCCACCCACTGCACCTGTCTAAATGTTCCTCACAATCCCTGAGGGCGTTTGGTCTGCTTAATTTGTTCCACATATCTCCATTTATTTTGACCCTGTTTCTTTTCCATCTCCCTTCCCAGGTTTGGCCCCTCCGAGGTTCCGTATTGGCGACCAGGAGTTTGAGGCTCTCCCTGCTCTGCTGGAGTTCTATAAGATCCATTATTTGGATACTACTACCTTGATAGACCCCATCAATAAGTCCAAACACACCTCCTTTATTAGCACCAAAACTGGCCATGGAGGAGGGCCCCCCCCGCGACTTGAAGACGAGTTTGTCCGCGCCCTGTTCGACTTTTCCGGGAACGATGAGGAGGATCTCCCGTTCCGGAGGGGCGATATCCTGCGTGTCCTTGAGAAACCGGAGGAGCAGTGGTGGAACGCCGAGAATTCTGAATGCCGCGCCGGGATGATACCCGTGCCCTACGTTGAAAAGTACAGACCGTCATCTCCCAGTGCTTTGGTTGGACCAGGCACAACGGGATGTCCGCCACCGCTAGGTAACTCTGATGGGTCTATGGCACAGACCGGGGCTCCCCTTCTGGGGGACCCAAGTCAGTATGCCCAGCCTACCCCTCTTCCAAACCTCCAGAATGGACCTGTGCTAGCCAGAGCCATACAGAAGAGAGTACCCAACGCCTATGACAAAACTGCCCTGGCTTTGGAGGTAACTATGAATTAGCATTTGATATGAAAGCAAGATCTCTCTAACAAAACATTCCTCCTTTTACCCTTGGAAAGCCATTTCCCCTTTGACTTCGCTGCCATGGAAAATTGTTGAAATGGTGGAGCTGGTATCCTCCTATTTGATAGACAGTAGCTGAAATGAAAGATTAGGAATCTTAGATTTAGTCTGAAGATAACACCCCTCTCTGTTTGGGGCCTCCCCCCTCCTGAACAACATTGGAGTGGGTGTTTGTGGGGAAGGAAATAGTTTGTTTGGGTACAGGGCCATTTTCTCTAGAAATCTCTGAAGCCTGAGAGCTAAAGCTGAACCGACCGCGCTctgaggaggagtggggaggggagtGCCTGGCCCAGGGTAGGACCAGCACCTCTGAGGCTGGGTTAACCATTCACTGGAGCCCACCgtatttgaattgaattcaaTGTTTATTTAGGATAGGTCGCCCCACCAACCAATGTTTCTTCAATTTAGGGGCATTCTTCTCAGAGTTGATGGAAGTTGTtttaatgcttttattttgggGCAAATGAATGGCATGGGGgcccacacctccttcacctgctTGAGCAAGTCTTTGGCATAAGCCAATACCAGAGAAAATAAGTAGGCTGCTTGAATGACTCGGCAAGACGATCTTTGGGCAGTTAATTATCAGCCAGCATTTTCTTGTCTTGTCTGTTGTTTCAGAAAAGCCCTAAGCTGTGTAGGATGTCTCCTTTTGGGTCAGTGgtcctcaaccttttttgagcaaacgcccccctgaccttaccctgatcctctggcgcttAAAGGTGTCAATGCAtcatttttcattgattttgcggtggtcactaatagcaatgaatgtcctctgagtcggttttagaaagagagagaggaagaaattgTTGGATTGAGCATTCATTCACTGTGACCGCGGCGCgggcactcccgcgactcccggccGCCACGTGAACGAAttaatgaatggcccgggaaccacgggcaccgcggcccAGGCAACACGGGCACCGCGAAAACAGATCGCACGcagaggcctaattaggcctatatattttgtatttgagtcttttcgtggagactacgctcagaacagctggaactgaacaacagcaagaggaaggaggaaaacgggctatgaaacaaaatgtattatttttttcttgctattgaccatgtttgattgtgttgttctGGTTATTGAACTTcggttatgtttatcagcgttactatagagatcatgatgATAGCcgatgtaacgggagtccgggtgtgtgcaggaccgaactgCGCTGTATgaccactagggatgggcatttgattaagttgtcttagtcgatcgtcaggagaattaacgatcaattagtcgattaatcgttaatattttacattaaaatgtAGTTCTAACCAAGTATAACAGCACCGGGACTTTTAACTATACATGTATCACTCCGCTGTTTATGTTCCgctagctagtgtgtgtgttgcttggcaacagttcgGTCCCAGTCGTGGATCCATTTGTGTTGGCGGtgccaaataaatcattaaacaaacaaacaaatgttaacTAATTAATGgtgcttgtagaactgttgtataaaagcaatatcacactcgaggtcgtgctgttgtagtgaatatcagcacggctgtgattatcttcggcacaatcacagccgtgctgatacAACGCACTCAAGTATTTATATGCTATATTCAAAATGCAATGAAAATGCAAAAACagcgtgttttcctcattgggatctttattattagatgaacaactcagttaaaccagatccgttcaatagttatgcgctactctgctctaagcaaTGGAGCCTGCAGCGCGAAAccggtgctcataaacataactaaaaataaacacaaccctagtttcttcccaaaataataacaataatataaaaaaaaacaatcatgttataacttaaccaaAAATATGTTATACTTAATTTCGGACAGGTTTGGCCAAATGTAacgcaaaatataaaaaaaaggcaGAGAACAATGAATTAGGCTTAGACCCAAAGCTTCTGAAAATAGAACCAGTAGCTCACACAACTTCAGCACCAGTCTacggatttttgttcagaaagatgagcatgttgacatgctctggggtcggacgcgaccgcagcctggtgaccgtcagtccagccaccgaaaacacccgctctgaggggaccgaAGTTGCCGTGATGCACACATACCTCCGTActaacttggcaaggcgggggaacCGTGTTTCATTAACTTTCCACCAGCCTGTAGGGGTGCAATCCAGGGATGGGGGGGCCTCCctcagaaagttctttatttctgcttcgatgcCAACCTCGCCTTTAGTGGTAGGCCGATAGTGCTCACCAAGAAGTTGTGCCATtgcagagacctgggactgagaGGCCGCGACTCTAGTGTTTGCGTTCTCCTCATCCGTGTCAGACAACGGAGGCTCCTCGTCTCCCCCAGCCTCTGGGATAGCCGCCCCACTGATCTCCGCTGCCTCTCCCACTTCAACCAGTTTCGCATTAGCAGCCGTATTTTGTGTTGAGTTAAGAAAgccctggggtctcatttataaaactgtgcgtgggatcgttactaaaagtgtacgtacgcccaaaagccaagttttgcgtgcgccaaaaaaaatattcggatttataaaaccctgcgtacgcacaccgtacgccatctttgctttataaatcacagagtgcgtacaagtgtgcgcagctgaatcagcttcacgttccgccctgtacacgcccctttttaaccataaatggtcaatgcaaatgacttCATGAATGCgctctgcatataaaacagactcagatgcaagtattatgacttgtcggaaacaatggcagaagtactgagaaaagcaaaaaagtgaaatttcacggaggttgaagtggagacacttgtgggtgagatggaggcccgaaaagtagttttgttcggcggtcacgggattgggatcgccaacaacaaaaagcagagtgagtggctgcagcagtgaactctgtcagtagcacggagcgcacagtcccagaattaaaaaagaagtggtctgacataagggtacatatttttatgtaccaataaatcgttatggtccgtAAAGACCCtttccctccgaatcctgccatttgcatggtccgccagaagtgccatatggtgcagcattaccacggcgctcacctctgtatttatagggttacggtaataagactgacgagaacaccttggatattcagtttgtaatcacccacgtaaaattttcttgaacataacccctttttaatgcctgatttgtcatgaaagcatcaagagtaacggacaacgattgtgatgaggagtgtggcttggttttccactcttgggatttaattgacatttgattatgtgtttacagtgtcacatgaaaatattatgttattgacacatgttggacagatgctttatttcatgcagtcgcgccgtcagtggagagtatggagtgacgggagttataactgagaaataacgcagttgacttaaatcattctgattacatagatttaacgcatgataccggttgaaattaaatttatgaagggcgatgataaaacataatcgttcttctcactctacaattcttctgtctgacttcagttcaccacaacaccatctgtgtcgccaattctccttttcctccaaaccatgcgtacgcatgggtcagagtttgcttagggctgcgcacattttcccgtcaagttgtttttttatagatcacaaccttggcgtggaaagtcacgtacgccaatttcagccccgttttgtgcgtacgcaatggttataaatgagaccccaggtgcTTGTGGCGAGGATCATGCATTGATGAGATCATGGGGGCGGAAGACAGAAACTCTGACTGAACCTGTAAATATATGATGGAATCAATTAGAAAATATCTAAAaaggcaattatttttattatgcaaATCATTTAATCATTTaaacaaagataaaaaaagTTTAGCTTACATTCATTCGCTTGATGAGGGAGGGCCGCACTT harbors:
- the LOC130406517 gene encoding adapter molecule crk-like isoform X1 gives rise to the protein MAGHFDAEDRGTWYWGRLSRQEAVSLLQGQRHGVFLVRDSITSPGDYVLSVSENSKVSHYIINSISNNQRLSGNPGLAPPRFRIGDQEFEALPALLEFYKIHYLDTTTLIDPINKSKHTSFISTKTGHGGGPPPRLEDEFVRALFDFSGNDEEDLPFRRGDILRVLEKPEEQWWNAENSECRAGMIPVPYVEKYRPSSPSALVGPGTTGCPPPLGNSDGSMAQTGAPLLGDPSQYAQPTPLPNLQNGPVLARAIQKRVPNAYDKTALALEQHFVCCPPGLHPPVSLMNSPAPEKHWVVQHCSMPRNIRNKCIIYLINIY
- the LOC130406517 gene encoding adapter molecule crk-like isoform X2, which produces MAGHFDAEDRGTWYWGRLSRQEAVSLLQGQRHGVFLVRDSITSPGDYVLSVSENSKVSHYIINSISNNQRLSGNPGLAPPRFRIGDQEFEALPALLEFYKIHYLDTTTLIDPINKSKHTSFISTKTGHGGGPPPRLEDEFVRALFDFSGNDEEDLPFRRGDILRVLEKPEEQWWNAENSECRAGMIPVPYVEKYRPSSPSALVGPGTTGCPPPLGNSDGSMAQTGAPLLGDPSQYAQPTPLPNLQNGPVLARAIQKRVPNAYDKTALALEVGDKVTVTKINVNGQWEGECKGKRGHFPFTHVKLLDQLNQEEELS